One Streptomyces fagopyri DNA window includes the following coding sequences:
- a CDS encoding RidA family protein: MSGAVESKLAELGLTLPDVVPPLAAYQPAVRSGVYVYTSGQLPMVDGKLPVTGKVGAEVTAEEAKDLARICALNALAAVKSVAGDLDRVARVVKVVGFVASAADFTGQPGVVNGASELLGAVLGDKGVHARSAVGVAVLPLDAPVEVEIQVELTEA, encoded by the coding sequence ATGAGCGGCGCCGTCGAGTCGAAGCTCGCGGAGCTCGGGCTGACCCTGCCGGACGTCGTCCCGCCGCTGGCCGCGTACCAGCCGGCCGTGCGGTCCGGTGTGTACGTGTACACGTCCGGCCAGCTTCCGATGGTGGACGGCAAGCTTCCGGTCACCGGGAAGGTGGGCGCCGAGGTCACGGCCGAGGAGGCCAAGGACCTGGCCCGCATCTGCGCGCTGAACGCGCTGGCCGCCGTCAAGTCGGTCGCGGGCGACCTGGACCGTGTCGCGCGGGTCGTGAAGGTCGTGGGCTTCGTGGCCTCGGCCGCCGACTTCACCGGTCAGCCCGGTGTGGTGAACGGTGCCAGTGAGCTGCTCGGCGCGGTGCTCGGTGACAAGGGTGTGCACGCCCGGAGCGCCGTCGGGGTGGCGGTGCTGCCGCTGGACGCTCCGGTGGAGGTCGAGATCCAGGTGGAGCTGACGGAGGCGTAG
- the nhaA gene encoding Na+/H+ antiporter NhaA — MAAPRPRSNTTDNRRFLGQLSLPERNFVAEALRTETVGGVLLLAAAIAALIWANTPLRDSYAGVGDFHFGPAALGLNLSVQHWAADGLLAVFFFVAGIELKRELVAGDLRDPKAALLPVAAAVCGMAVPALVYTLTNAAGGGSLAGWAVPTATDIAFALAVLAVIGTSLPSALRAFLLTLAVVDDLLAILIIAVFFTDTLDFAALGGAVAGLGVFWVLLRKGVRGWYVYVPLALAIWGLMYNSGVHATIAGVAMGLMLRCHRHEGEEHSPGEHVEHLVRPLSAGLAVPLFALFSAGVVVSGGALGDVFTRPETLGVVLGLVVGKSVGVFGGTWLTARFTRASLSDDLAWPDVLAVASLAGIGFTVSLLIGELAFTAGPVLTDEVKAAVLVGSLVAAVLATALLKMRNAKYRALCEAEERDEDSDGIPDIYEQDNPAYHLRMAEIHERKAAEHRRLAEVAGGAGEEYDRPA; from the coding sequence GTGGCCGCGCCCCGTCCCCGTAGCAACACCACCGACAACCGCAGGTTCCTCGGACAGCTGTCACTGCCCGAGCGGAACTTCGTGGCGGAGGCGCTGCGCACCGAGACCGTCGGCGGGGTGCTCCTGCTCGCCGCCGCGATCGCCGCGCTGATCTGGGCCAACACCCCCCTGCGGGACAGCTACGCCGGCGTGGGCGACTTCCACTTCGGGCCCGCGGCCCTCGGACTGAACCTGTCCGTACAGCACTGGGCGGCCGACGGACTGCTCGCCGTGTTCTTCTTCGTCGCCGGTATCGAACTCAAGCGCGAACTGGTGGCGGGAGACCTGCGCGACCCGAAAGCCGCGCTGCTGCCGGTCGCCGCGGCCGTCTGCGGAATGGCCGTACCGGCCCTCGTCTACACCCTCACCAACGCCGCGGGCGGGGGATCCCTGGCCGGCTGGGCCGTGCCCACCGCCACCGACATCGCCTTCGCGCTCGCCGTACTCGCGGTCATCGGCACGTCCCTGCCGTCCGCCCTGCGCGCCTTCCTGCTCACCCTCGCCGTCGTCGACGACCTGCTCGCGATCCTGATCATCGCGGTCTTCTTCACCGACACCCTCGACTTCGCGGCGCTCGGCGGGGCCGTCGCCGGGCTCGGCGTCTTCTGGGTGCTGCTGCGCAAGGGCGTACGCGGGTGGTACGTGTACGTGCCGCTCGCCCTCGCCATCTGGGGGCTGATGTACAACAGCGGCGTCCACGCCACCATCGCCGGTGTCGCCATGGGCCTGATGCTGCGCTGCCACCGGCACGAGGGCGAGGAGCACTCGCCCGGCGAGCACGTCGAGCATCTCGTGCGACCCCTCTCCGCCGGGCTCGCCGTACCCCTGTTCGCACTGTTCAGCGCCGGTGTCGTGGTCTCCGGCGGGGCACTGGGGGACGTGTTCACACGGCCCGAGACGCTCGGTGTCGTCCTCGGACTCGTGGTCGGCAAGTCGGTCGGCGTGTTCGGCGGCACCTGGCTCACCGCCCGGTTCACCAGGGCCTCGCTGAGCGACGACCTGGCCTGGCCCGACGTCCTCGCCGTCGCGAGCCTCGCCGGAATCGGCTTCACCGTCTCCCTGCTCATCGGCGAACTGGCCTTCACCGCGGGCCCGGTGCTCACCGACGAGGTCAAGGCCGCCGTCCTGGTGGGCTCGCTCGTCGCGGCCGTACTCGCCACGGCGCTGCTGAAGATGCGCAACGCCAAGTACCGTGCGCTGTGCGAGGCCGAGGAGCGCGACGAGGACAGCGACGGCATCCCCGACATCTACGAGCAGGACAACCCGGCGTACCACTTGCGAATGGCCGAGATCCACGAACGGAAGGCCGCCGAACACCGACGGCTTGCCGAAGTGGCGGGCGGGGCAGGCGAGGAGTACGACCGTCCGGCATGA
- a CDS encoding Crp/Fnr family transcriptional regulator: protein MDDVLRRAPLFAALDDEQAAELRASMSEVTLARGDALFHEGDPGDRLYVVTEGKVKLHRTSPDGRENMLAVLGPGELIGELSLFDPGPRTATATALTEVKLLGLGHGDLQPWLNARPEVAAALLRAVARRLRKTNDQMSDLVFSDVPGRVARALLDLSRRFGVQSEEGIHVVHDLTQEELAQLVGASRETVNKALADFAGRGWLRLEARAVILLDVERLAKRSR, encoded by the coding sequence GTGGACGACGTTCTGCGGCGCGCCCCGCTCTTCGCGGCGCTCGATGATGAGCAGGCGGCGGAACTCCGCGCCTCCATGAGTGAGGTGACGCTCGCACGCGGCGACGCTCTCTTCCACGAGGGCGACCCCGGAGACCGCCTCTACGTGGTCACCGAGGGCAAGGTGAAGCTCCATCGCACCTCCCCCGACGGCCGGGAGAACATGCTGGCCGTCCTCGGCCCCGGTGAGCTGATCGGCGAGCTGTCGCTGTTCGACCCGGGCCCGCGCACGGCGACCGCCACCGCGCTGACCGAGGTCAAGCTGCTCGGCCTCGGCCACGGCGACCTCCAGCCCTGGCTGAACGCGCGGCCCGAGGTGGCCGCCGCCCTGCTGCGCGCCGTCGCCCGGCGCCTGCGCAAGACCAACGACCAGATGTCCGACCTGGTGTTCTCGGACGTGCCCGGCCGGGTGGCCCGCGCGCTCCTGGACCTCTCCCGCCGCTTCGGCGTGCAGTCGGAGGAGGGCATCCACGTCGTGCACGACCTGACGCAGGAGGAGCTGGCCCAACTGGTCGGCGCGTCCCGCGAGACGGTCAACAAGGCACTCGCCGACTTCGCGGGCCGCGGCTGGCTCCGCCTGGAGGCCCGCGCGGTGATCCTGCTGGACGTGGAGCGCCTCGCGAAGCGTTCACGCTGA
- a CDS encoding phage holin family protein, giving the protein MSAPDGSPVGAERSIGRLVASATTEMSALVHDEIALAKAQLKRDVKRGAVSGGAFAVAGAVLIFSLPMLSFALAYGIRTWTDWNLAICFVLSFAANVLVAAVLALIGVVFAKKAKKGKGPQKVAASVKETAGVLQNAKPHPRPAPVEDALEAVARSSS; this is encoded by the coding sequence ATGAGCGCACCCGACGGCAGCCCGGTCGGCGCCGAACGCAGCATCGGCAGGCTGGTCGCCTCGGCGACGACCGAGATGTCCGCACTGGTGCACGACGAGATCGCACTGGCGAAGGCGCAGCTCAAGCGGGACGTCAAGCGCGGCGCGGTCAGCGGTGGCGCGTTCGCGGTGGCCGGAGCGGTACTGATCTTCTCCCTCCCCATGCTGAGTTTCGCCCTCGCGTACGGCATCCGGACCTGGACCGACTGGAACCTCGCGATCTGCTTCGTCCTGTCGTTCGCGGCGAACGTGCTGGTCGCCGCCGTCCTCGCGCTGATCGGCGTGGTCTTCGCGAAGAAGGCCAAGAAGGGCAAGGGACCGCAGAAGGTGGCCGCCTCGGTGAAGGAGACGGCGGGCGTCCTGCAGAACGCCAAGCCGCACCCCCGGCCGGCGCCGGTCGAGGACGCCCTGGAAGCTGTGGCACGCTCATCCTCATGA
- a CDS encoding NUDIX hydrolase, with protein sequence MPGAHTARGAHATRGAAPGGAPVLVTKDGLPAWLDPVVHAVETVEPLQLSRFLPPADGAGRQSAVLVLFGEGSRGPELLLMERAGSLRSHAGQPSFPGGALDPEDGDPKTDGPLRAALREAEEETGLDPGGVQLFGVLPRLYIPVSGFVVTPVLGWWREPTPVGVVDPAETARVFTVPVADLTDPAHRATTVHPSGHRGPAFLVESALVWGFTAGIIDRLLHFAGWELPWDREKQVPLDWRA encoded by the coding sequence ATGCCCGGCGCGCACACCGCGCGTGGCGCACACGCGACGCGTGGAGCGGCGCCGGGCGGCGCCCCCGTGCTGGTGACCAAGGACGGCCTGCCCGCCTGGCTCGACCCGGTGGTGCACGCCGTCGAGACGGTGGAGCCGCTCCAGTTGAGCCGTTTCCTGCCGCCGGCCGACGGCGCGGGACGGCAGTCCGCCGTCCTCGTCCTCTTCGGCGAGGGTTCCCGCGGCCCCGAGCTGCTCCTGATGGAGCGCGCCGGCTCGCTGCGCTCGCACGCGGGACAGCCCTCCTTCCCCGGCGGCGCCCTGGACCCCGAGGACGGCGACCCGAAGACCGACGGGCCGCTGCGCGCCGCGCTGCGCGAGGCCGAGGAGGAGACCGGGCTCGACCCCGGCGGCGTCCAGCTCTTCGGTGTGCTGCCCCGGCTCTACATCCCGGTGAGCGGCTTCGTGGTCACGCCCGTCCTCGGCTGGTGGCGCGAGCCGACCCCGGTCGGCGTGGTCGATCCGGCCGAGACGGCCCGGGTCTTCACGGTCCCCGTGGCGGATCTCACGGACCCCGCCCACCGGGCTACGACCGTGCACCCCAGCGGCCACCGAGGTCCGGCATTCCTGGTCGAATCGGCCCTGGTGTGGGGCTTCACGGCGGGCATCATCGACCGTCTGCTGCACTTCGCGGGCTGGGAGCTGCCCTGGGACCGCGAGAAGCAGGTCCCGCTCGACTGGCGCGCGTGA
- the nth gene encoding endonuclease III, with amino-acid sequence MTDSTPVKPTAKKAAKKATATTKKTTATARKVTATAKKATTSKAAPSKAAVKKTAAVKKTAAAKPVAKKAPVAEPSTALVRRARRINRELADVYPYAHPELDFENPFQLVVATVLSAQTTDLRVNQTTPALFAKYPTPEDLAAANPEEVEEILRPTGFFRAKTKSVIGLSKALAEEFGGEVPGRLEDLVRLPGVGRKTAFVVLGNAFGRPGITVDTHFQRLVRRWEWTDETEPDKIEAAVGALFPKSEWTMLSHHVIFHGRRICHARKPACGACPIAPLCPAYGEGETDPEKARKLLKYEKGGYPGQRLNPPQAYLDAGGIPAPPLGAG; translated from the coding sequence GTGACAGATTCGACGCCGGTGAAACCGACGGCGAAGAAGGCCGCCAAAAAGGCGACAGCCACGACGAAGAAGACGACCGCAACGGCCAGGAAGGTGACGGCAACGGCCAAGAAGGCCACCACCTCGAAGGCCGCGCCCTCGAAGGCCGCCGTGAAGAAGACGGCCGCCGTGAAGAAGACGGCCGCCGCCAAGCCCGTCGCCAAGAAGGCGCCCGTCGCCGAGCCGTCGACCGCCCTCGTCCGCAGAGCCCGCCGTATCAACCGCGAACTCGCCGACGTCTACCCGTACGCCCACCCGGAACTGGATTTCGAGAATCCCTTCCAGCTGGTCGTCGCCACGGTCCTGTCGGCGCAGACCACCGACCTGCGGGTGAACCAGACGACGCCGGCGCTCTTCGCCAAGTACCCCACCCCCGAGGATCTCGCCGCCGCGAATCCGGAGGAGGTCGAGGAGATCCTGCGGCCGACGGGCTTCTTCCGGGCCAAGACCAAGTCGGTGATAGGGCTCTCCAAGGCGTTGGCTGAGGAGTTCGGGGGCGAGGTGCCCGGCCGCCTCGAAGACCTCGTCAGACTCCCCGGCGTGGGCCGCAAGACGGCCTTCGTGGTGCTCGGGAACGCCTTCGGACGCCCCGGCATCACCGTGGACACGCATTTCCAGCGACTCGTGCGCCGCTGGGAGTGGACCGACGAGACGGAGCCCGACAAGATCGAGGCCGCCGTCGGCGCGCTCTTCCCGAAGAGCGAGTGGACGATGCTCTCCCATCACGTGATCTTCCACGGCCGCCGCATCTGTCACGCCCGCAAGCCCGCGTGCGGCGCGTGCCCCATCGCCCCGCTCTGCCCGGCGTACGGGGAGGGCGAGACGGACCCGGAGAAGGCGCGCAAGCTCCTGAAGTACGAGAAGGGCGGCTACCCCGGTCAGCGCCTCAACCCCCCGCAGGCCTACCTCGACGCGGGTGGCATTCCGGCACCTCCGCTGGGCGCCGGATGA
- a CDS encoding MBL fold metallo-hydrolase gives MTDAAALPGRPRGGTLSGPATPRAVNVLAPNASAMTLDGTNTWIVSEPDSELAVVIDPGPLDDVHLRAVLDTAEKAGKRVALTLLTHGHPDHAEGAASFAELTGTKVRALDPALRLGDEGLAQGDVVTVGGLELRVVPTPGHTADSLCFHLPADRAVLTGDTVLGRGTTVVAHPDGRLGDYLDSLRRLRSLAVDDGVHTVLPGHGPVLDDAQGAVEFYLAHRAHRLAQVETAVESGYVSPHQVVAHVYADVDRSLWPAAELSVRAQMDYLREHGLI, from the coding sequence ATGACCGACGCCGCCGCCCTTCCCGGCCGGCCGCGGGGCGGGACCCTCTCCGGCCCCGCCACCCCGCGCGCCGTGAACGTACTGGCCCCCAACGCGTCCGCGATGACCCTGGACGGCACCAACACGTGGATCGTCTCGGAGCCGGACTCCGAGCTCGCCGTGGTGATCGACCCGGGACCACTGGACGACGTGCACCTGCGCGCCGTCCTCGACACGGCCGAGAAGGCCGGGAAGCGGGTCGCGCTGACCCTGCTGACGCACGGGCACCCCGATCACGCGGAGGGCGCCGCGTCGTTCGCCGAGCTGACGGGGACGAAGGTGCGGGCCCTGGACCCGGCGCTGCGGCTCGGGGACGAGGGACTGGCGCAGGGCGACGTCGTCACCGTGGGCGGCCTCGAACTGCGCGTGGTCCCGACCCCCGGGCACACCGCCGACTCGCTGTGCTTCCATCTCCCGGCCGATCGGGCCGTGCTGACGGGTGACACCGTCCTGGGCCGCGGTACGACCGTGGTGGCCCATCCTGACGGCCGCCTGGGCGACTATCTCGACTCGCTGCGGCGGCTGCGCTCGCTCGCGGTCGACGACGGCGTGCACACGGTCCTGCCCGGTCACGGGCCCGTGCTCGACGACGCCCAGGGCGCGGTCGAGTTCTACCTCGCCCACCGAGCCCATCGCCTGGCCCAGGTCGAGACGGCGGTCGAGAGCGGTTACGTGTCGCCGCACCAGGTCGTCGCGCACGTCTACGCGGACGTGGACCGCTCGTTGTGGCCCGCCGCCGAACTCTCCGTCCGGGCACAGATGGACTACCTGCGGGAGCACGGTCTGATCTAG
- a CDS encoding MarP family serine protease, whose translation MNVLDILLLVAAVWFAIVGYRQGFVVGILSVIGFLGGGLVAVYLLPVIWAALTDDATVSTTAAVVAVVVVIVCASVGQALTTHLGNKLRRYITWSPARALDATGGALVNVVAMLLVAWLIGSALAGTTLPTLGKEVRGSKVLLGVSRALPSRADTWFADFSSVLAQNGFPQVFSPFANEPITDVQPPDPALANSPVAVRARNSIVKVMGTAQSCGKVLEGSGFVFGNRRVMTNAHVVGGVDEPTVQIGGEGRKYDAKVVLYDWERDIAVLDVPNLNAPALKFTTRDAGSGDNAIVAGFPQNGAYNVQPARVRGRITANGPDIYHRKTVRRDVYSLYATVRQGNSGGPLLTPDGKVYGVVFAKSLDDANTGYALTADEVQPDVTQGRTANQQVDSDSCAL comes from the coding sequence GTGAACGTGCTGGACATCTTGCTGCTGGTCGCCGCCGTGTGGTTCGCGATCGTGGGCTACCGCCAGGGCTTCGTCGTCGGCATCCTGTCGGTGATCGGCTTCCTGGGCGGCGGTCTTGTCGCCGTCTACCTTCTTCCCGTCATCTGGGCCGCCCTCACCGACGACGCCACGGTGAGTACGACCGCCGCCGTCGTCGCGGTGGTCGTCGTGATCGTCTGCGCCTCCGTCGGCCAGGCCCTCACCACGCACCTCGGCAACAAGCTGCGCCGGTACATCACCTGGTCCCCGGCCCGCGCCCTGGACGCGACGGGCGGCGCCCTGGTCAACGTCGTCGCGATGCTCCTGGTCGCCTGGCTGATCGGCTCGGCCCTGGCCGGCACGACGCTGCCGACGCTCGGCAAGGAGGTCCGCGGCTCGAAGGTGCTGCTCGGCGTCTCCCGCGCGCTGCCCTCCCGGGCCGACACCTGGTTCGCCGACTTCTCCTCGGTCCTCGCGCAGAACGGTTTCCCCCAGGTCTTCAGCCCGTTCGCGAACGAACCGATCACCGATGTCCAGCCGCCCGACCCGGCGCTCGCGAACAGCCCCGTCGCCGTCCGCGCGCGGAATTCCATCGTCAAGGTGATGGGGACCGCGCAGAGCTGCGGCAAGGTCCTGGAGGGCTCCGGCTTCGTCTTCGGCAACCGTCGCGTGATGACCAACGCGCACGTGGTCGGAGGCGTCGACGAGCCCACCGTCCAGATCGGCGGCGAGGGCAGGAAGTACGACGCGAAGGTCGTCCTGTACGACTGGGAGCGCGACATCGCCGTACTCGACGTACCGAACCTGAACGCGCCCGCCCTGAAGTTCACCACCCGGGACGCGGGCAGCGGCGACAACGCGATCGTCGCCGGTTTCCCGCAGAACGGCGCGTACAACGTCCAGCCGGCACGCGTGCGCGGCCGGATCACGGCCAACGGCCCGGACATCTACCACCGCAAGACCGTGCGCCGAGACGTCTACTCGCTGTACGCGACGGTCCGTCAGGGGAACTCCGGCGGCCCGCTGCTCACGCCCGACGGCAAGGTGTACGGAGTGGTCTTCGCGAAGTCCCTCGACGACGCCAACACCGGGTACGCCCTCACCGCGGACGAGGTCCAGCCGGACGTCACCCAGGGCCGTACGGCCAACCAGCAGGTCGACAGCGACAGCTGCGCGCTCTGA
- the acs gene encoding acetate--CoA ligase — MAWDTTDTLGKGDVVSNESLANLLKEERRFAPPADLAANANVTAEAYEQAKADRLGFWAEQARRLTWATEPTETLDWSNPPFAKWFADGKLNVAYNCVDRHVEAGNGDRVALHFEGEPGDSRAITYAELKDEVSKAANALTELGVGKGDRVAVYLPMIPEAVVAMLACARIGAAHSVVFGGFSADAIATRIQDADAKLVITSDGGYRRGKPSALKPAVDDAVSRVDGVDKVLVVRRTGQEVDWTEGRDVWWHEIVDRQSAEHTPEAFDAEQPLFILYTSGTTGKPKGILHTSGGYLTQASYTHHAVFDLKPETDVYWCTADIGWVTGHSYITYGPLSNGATQVMYEGTPDTPHQGRFWEIVQKYGVTILYTAPTAIRTFMKWGDDIPAKFDLSSLRVLGSVGEPINPEAWIWYRKHIGADRTPIVDTWWQTETGAMMISPLPGVTETKPGSAQRPLPGISATVVDDEAQEVPNGGGGYLVLTEPWPSMLRTIWRDDQRFLDTYWSRFEGKYFAGDGAKRDEDGDIWLLGRVDDVMLVSGHNISTTEVESALVSHPAVAEAAVVGAADETTGQAIVAFVILRGTASADDPGLVAELRNHVGTTLGPIAKPKRVLPVAELPKTRSGKIMRRLLRDVAENRELGDVTTLTDSTVMELIQEKLPAAPSED; from the coding sequence GTGGCCTGGGACACAACGGACACCCTGGGAAAGGGAGATGTCGTGAGCAACGAAAGCCTGGCCAACCTGCTGAAGGAAGAGCGCAGGTTCGCGCCCCCCGCCGACCTGGCGGCGAACGCCAACGTCACCGCGGAGGCGTATGAGCAGGCCAAGGCTGACAGGCTCGGCTTCTGGGCCGAGCAGGCCCGCCGCCTGACCTGGGCCACCGAGCCGACCGAGACGCTGGACTGGTCGAACCCGCCGTTCGCCAAGTGGTTCGCCGACGGGAAACTGAACGTCGCGTACAACTGCGTGGACCGGCACGTGGAGGCCGGGAACGGTGACCGGGTCGCCCTCCACTTCGAGGGCGAGCCGGGTGACAGCCGCGCGATCACCTACGCCGAGCTGAAGGACGAGGTGTCGAAGGCCGCCAACGCGCTGACCGAGCTGGGCGTGGGCAAGGGCGACCGGGTCGCCGTCTATCTGCCGATGATCCCCGAGGCCGTCGTCGCGATGCTGGCCTGTGCCCGGATCGGGGCCGCGCACTCGGTCGTCTTCGGCGGGTTCTCCGCGGACGCGATCGCCACCCGCATCCAGGACGCCGACGCCAAGCTGGTCATCACCTCCGACGGTGGTTACCGCCGCGGCAAGCCGTCCGCGCTCAAGCCGGCCGTGGACGACGCGGTGAGCCGGGTCGACGGGGTCGACAAGGTGCTGGTGGTGCGCCGTACGGGGCAGGAGGTCGACTGGACCGAGGGCCGCGACGTCTGGTGGCACGAGATCGTCGACCGTCAGTCCGCCGAGCACACGCCGGAGGCGTTCGACGCCGAGCAGCCGCTGTTCATCCTGTACACGTCCGGGACGACGGGAAAGCCCAAGGGCATCCTGCACACCTCGGGCGGCTACCTCACGCAGGCCTCGTACACCCACCACGCCGTCTTCGACCTCAAGCCGGAGACCGACGTCTACTGGTGCACGGCCGACATCGGCTGGGTCACCGGGCACTCGTACATCACGTACGGGCCGCTCTCGAACGGTGCGACGCAGGTGATGTACGAGGGGACGCCGGACACCCCGCACCAGGGGCGGTTCTGGGAGATCGTGCAGAAGTACGGGGTGACGATTCTCTACACCGCGCCCACCGCGATCCGTACGTTCATGAAGTGGGGCGACGACATCCCCGCGAAGTTCGACCTGTCCTCGCTGCGGGTCCTCGGGTCCGTGGGTGAGCCCATCAACCCCGAGGCGTGGATCTGGTACCGCAAGCACATCGGGGCGGACCGGACGCCGATCGTGGACACGTGGTGGCAGACCGAGACCGGCGCGATGATGATCTCGCCGCTGCCGGGGGTCACCGAGACCAAGCCCGGGTCGGCACAGCGGCCGCTGCCGGGCATCTCGGCGACGGTCGTCGACGACGAGGCCCAGGAGGTCCCCAACGGGGGTGGCGGGTACCTCGTGCTGACCGAGCCGTGGCCGTCGATGCTGCGGACGATCTGGCGCGACGACCAGCGGTTCCTCGACACGTACTGGTCCCGGTTCGAGGGCAAGTACTTCGCCGGGGACGGCGCCAAGAGGGACGAGGACGGCGACATCTGGCTGCTGGGCCGCGTCGACGACGTGATGCTCGTGTCCGGGCACAACATCTCGACGACCGAGGTCGAGTCGGCGCTCGTGTCGCATCCGGCGGTCGCCGAGGCCGCGGTGGTCGGCGCTGCGGACGAGACGACCGGGCAGGCGATCGTGGCGTTCGTGATCCTGCGGGGTACGGCCTCCGCGGACGACCCGGGGCTCGTCGCCGAGCTGCGCAACCACGTGGGCACGACGCTGGGGCCGATCGCCAAGCCCAAGCGGGTGCTGCCGGTCGCGGAGCTGCCGAAAACCCGGTCCGGGAAGATCATGCGGCGGCTGCTGCGTGACGTCGCCGAGAACCGGGAGCTCGGGGATGTCACCACGCTCACGGACTCCACGGTGATGGAGCTGATCCAGGAGAAGCTGCCGGCGGCACCCAGCGAGGACTGA
- a CDS encoding alpha/beta fold hydrolase gives MTDPATPSAQPTSVVRLDIPGAGEVTHRDVAANGARFHIAEMGDGPLVLLLHGFPQFWWTWRRQLVALADAGFRAVAMDLRGVGGSDRTPRGYDPANLALDITGVVRSLGEPDAALVGHDLGGYLAWTAAVMRPKLVRRLVVSSMPHPRRWRSAMLSDVRQTSASSYIWGFQRPWIPERQLVADDGALVGRLLREWSGPRLPDDEAVDTYRRAMCIPSTAHCSIEPYRWMVRSMARPDGIQFNRRMKRPVRVPTLHLHGSLDPVMRTRSAAGSGEYVEAPYRWRLFDGLGHFPHEEDPVAFSTELVNWLKDPEPDR, from the coding sequence ATGACGGACCCCGCCACACCTTCGGCGCAACCCACCTCGGTCGTACGCCTCGACATCCCCGGCGCCGGAGAGGTGACCCACCGGGACGTCGCCGCCAACGGCGCGCGCTTCCACATCGCCGAGATGGGCGACGGGCCGCTGGTTCTGCTGCTGCACGGATTCCCCCAGTTCTGGTGGACCTGGCGCCGGCAGCTGGTGGCGCTCGCCGACGCCGGGTTCCGGGCCGTGGCCATGGATCTGCGGGGTGTCGGCGGCAGCGATCGCACACCACGCGGTTACGACCCCGCCAACCTCGCGCTCGACATCACCGGGGTCGTACGGTCCCTCGGTGAGCCCGATGCCGCGCTGGTGGGGCACGATCTGGGCGGGTACCTCGCGTGGACGGCGGCCGTGATGCGCCCCAAGCTGGTGCGCCGGCTCGTCGTCTCCTCGATGCCGCACCCCCGGCGCTGGCGCTCCGCGATGCTCTCCGACGTCAGGCAGACCTCCGCGAGCTCGTACATCTGGGGGTTCCAGCGGCCATGGATTCCCGAACGCCAACTCGTCGCGGACGACGGTGCCCTGGTGGGCCGTCTGCTGCGGGAGTGGTCGGGGCCGCGGCTCCCGGACGACGAGGCCGTGGACACGTACCGCCGCGCCATGTGCATCCCCTCCACCGCGCACTGTTCCATCGAGCCGTACCGGTGGATGGTGCGGTCCATGGCCCGCCCGGACGGCATCCAGTTCAACCGGCGTATGAAACGGCCCGTCCGGGTGCCGACGCTGCATCTGCACGGTTCGCTCGACCCCGTCATGCGCACGCGCAGTGCGGCGGGCTCCGGGGAGTACGTCGAAGCGCCGTACCGCTGGCGCCTGTTCGACGGTCTCGGGCACTTCCCCCACGAGGAGGACCCGGTGGCTTTCTCGACCGAACTCGTCAACTGGCTCAAGGATCCCGAGCCCGACCGGTAG
- a CDS encoding NUDIX hydrolase yields the protein MANGQWYPPEWPERIRALAEGTLTPVTPRRAATVMLLKDTGTTPVVHMLRRRTTMAFAGGAYAYPGGGVDPRDDDHRIRWAGPTRAWWADRLGVDETSAQAVVCAAVRETYEEAGVLLAGPTLDTVVGDTTGDAWEADRAALVARDLSFAEFLDRRGLVLRSDLLGVWTRWITPEFETRRYDTWFFVAALPEGQRTRNASTEADRTVWIRPAEAAAGYDKGELLMMPPTVATLRQLIPYDSAADVLAAAPARDLTPVLARARLENGEVVLAWPGHDEFTKHVPTGGAPA from the coding sequence ATGGCGAATGGGCAGTGGTATCCACCGGAATGGCCCGAGCGGATCCGCGCGCTCGCGGAGGGCACACTGACACCGGTGACCCCCAGACGGGCCGCCACCGTCATGCTGCTCAAGGACACCGGCACCACCCCTGTGGTGCACATGCTGCGCAGACGCACCACCATGGCCTTCGCCGGAGGCGCGTACGCGTATCCGGGCGGCGGCGTCGACCCCCGCGACGACGATCACCGGATCCGCTGGGCGGGCCCCACGCGCGCGTGGTGGGCCGACAGGCTCGGCGTCGACGAGACGTCCGCCCAGGCCGTCGTCTGCGCCGCGGTCCGCGAGACGTACGAGGAGGCCGGCGTCCTCCTGGCCGGCCCCACCCTCGACACGGTGGTCGGCGACACCACCGGCGACGCGTGGGAGGCGGACCGCGCCGCCCTGGTGGCTCGTGATCTCTCCTTCGCCGAATTTCTCGACCGCAGGGGCCTGGTCCTCAGATCCGACCTCCTGGGCGTCTGGACCCGCTGGATCACCCCGGAGTTCGAGACCCGCCGCTACGACACCTGGTTCTTCGTGGCCGCCCTCCCGGAGGGCCAGCGCACCCGCAACGCCTCCACGGAAGCCGACCGCACCGTGTGGATCCGCCCCGCGGAAGCGGCGGCCGGCTACGACAAGGGCGAGCTCCTGATGATGCCGCCCACCGTCGCCACCCTGCGCCAGCTCATCCCGTACGACAGCGCGGCCGACGTCCTCGCCGCCGCGCCCGCCCGCGATCTCACGCCCGTCCTGGCCAGGGCCCGTCTGGAGAACGGCGAAGTGGTCCTCGCCTGGCCCGGTCACGACGAGTTCACCAAGCACGTCCCGACCGGCGGAGCCCCGGCATGA